Proteins encoded in a region of the Magallana gigas chromosome 8, xbMagGiga1.1, whole genome shotgun sequence genome:
- the LOC105336086 gene encoding ryncolin-4-like isoform X1, with the protein MVSFWNMFFTFGLVDYFVIGIAVEPHSKIKGNVESLLELTPWTWKHLNTSFKVDSPVTVDVSLTSHYRLTGKHINKLLRLQKQRDCASILKTIPNTKGRDGVYTIYPDMKTKKLVYCDMTTDGGGWTVIQRRMDGSEDFYRSWQTYKAGFGKPQGEYWLGNEDIHLLTTRTSQELRVDLQKFSGEKAYAKYSTFTVGSESQKYKLTVGGYSGTAGDSLAHQNGMKFSTKDQDNDKGDKQHCGVNFQGGWWFEDCEQAYLNGPYLNSAKITSISINWYAFGNEHRALRRASMMIRSKN; encoded by the exons ATGGTTTCATTTTGGAACATGTTCTTTACTTTTGGCTTGGTTGATTATTTTGTTATAGGGATTGCTGTTGAGCCTCATTCCAAAATCAAGG GCAATGTGGAATCTCTGCTTGAGTTGACCCCATGGACATGGAAACACCTGAACACGTCCTTCAAAGTGGATTCCCCCGTCACTGTGGATGTGTCCCTCACCTCTCACTACAGACTGACCGGGAAACACATCAACAAGTTACTCA GACTACAAAAACAAAGAGACTGTGCATCCATTCTAAAGACAATACCCAACACAAAAGGAAGAGACGGTGTGTACACGATATACCCGGATATGAAGACCAAGAAGTTGGTGTACTGTGACATGACTACGGACGGCGGAGGGTGGACC GTAATTCAAAGACGAATGGATGGTTCTGAAGATTTTTATCGCTCTTGGCAGACCTACAAAGCCGGATTTGGAAAACCACAAGGAGAATATTGGCTAG gaaATGAAGATATTCATTTACTCACAACAAGAACTAGCCAAGAGTTACGTGTGGACTTACAAAAGTTTTCAGGTGAGAAGGCATATGCCAAGTATTCCACGTTTACCGTTGGGAGTGAGTCTCAGAAATACAAGTTAACCGTCGGGGGATACAGTGGAACGGCGG GGGATAGTCTTGCACATCAGAACGGGATGAAGTTTTCTACCAAAGACCAAGACAATGACAAAGGGGATAAACAACACTGTGGCGTGAATTTCCAAGGAGGATGGTGGTTCGAAGATTGCGAACAAGCTTATCTAAACGGACCTTATCTAAACTCGGCTAAAATCACTTCGATTAGTATCAACTGGTACGCATTCGGAAATGAACACCGTGCTTTAAGGAGGGCATCAATGATGATCAGATCCAAGAATTGA
- the LOC105336086 gene encoding ryncolin-4-like isoform X2 produces MFFIFGLVELFVIGIAVEPHSTIKGNVESLLELTPWNWKHLNTSLKVESPVTVDVSLTSHYRLTGKHLNKYLRLQKQRDCASILKTIPNTKGRDGVYTIYPDMKTKKLVYCDMTTDGGGWTVIQRRMDGSEDFYRSWQTYKAGFGKPQGEYWLGNEDIHLLTTRTSQELRVDLQKFSGEKAYAKYSTFTVGSESQKYKLTVGGYSGTAGDSLAHQNGMKFSTKDQDNDKGDKQHCGVNFQGGWWFEDCEQAYLNGPYLNSAKITSISINWYAFGNEHRALRRASMMIRSKN; encoded by the exons ATGTTCTTTATTTTTGGCTTGGTCGAATTATTTGTTATAGGGATTGCTGTAGAACCTCATTCCACTATCAAGG GCAACGTGGAATCTCTTCTTGAGTTAACTCCATGGAACTGGAAACACTTGAACACGTCACTCAAAGTGGAATCCCCCGTCACTGTGGATGTGTCCCTAACCTCTCACTACAGACTGACCGGGAAACACCTCAACAAGTATCTCA GACTACAAAAACAAAGAGACTGTGCATCCATTCTAAAGACAATACCCAACACAAAAGGAAGAGACGGTGTGTACACGATATACCCGGATATGAAGACCAAGAAGTTGGTGTACTGTGACATGACTACGGACGGCGGAGGGTGGACC GTAATTCAAAGACGAATGGATGGTTCTGAAGATTTTTATCGCTCTTGGCAGACCTACAAAGCCGGATTTGGAAAACCACAAGGAGAATATTGGCTAG gaaATGAAGATATTCATTTACTCACAACAAGAACTAGCCAAGAGTTACGTGTGGACTTACAAAAGTTTTCAGGTGAGAAGGCATATGCCAAGTATTCCACGTTTACCGTTGGGAGTGAGTCTCAGAAATACAAGTTAACCGTCGGGGGATACAGTGGAACGGCGG GGGATAGTCTTGCACATCAGAACGGGATGAAGTTTTCTACCAAAGACCAAGACAATGACAAAGGGGATAAACAACACTGTGGCGTGAATTTCCAAGGAGGATGGTGGTTCGAAGATTGCGAACAAGCTTATCTAAACGGACCTTATCTAAACTCGGCTAAAATCACTTCGATTAGTATCAACTGGTACGCATTCGGAAATGAACACCGTGCTTTAAGGAGGGCATCAATGATGATCAGATCCAAGAATTGA
- the LOC105322529 gene encoding ficolin-2-like, with the protein MTTRKLVYCDMTTDGGGWTVIQRRMDGSEDFYRSWQTYKAGFGKPQGEYWLGNEDIHLLTTRTSQELRVDLQKFSGEKAYAKYSTFTVLSESQKYKLTVGGYSGTAGDSLAYQNGVKFSAKDQDNDVWGKHCSMEHQGGWWFKNCERACLNGPYLKSDKITWISINWYAFGNENRALKKASMMIRSKN; encoded by the exons ATGACGACCAGGAAGTTGGTGTACTGTGACATGACCACGGACGGCGGAGGGTGGACC GTAATTCAAAGACGAATGGATGGTTCCGAAGATTTTTATCGCTCTTGGCAGACCTACAAAGCCGGATTTGGAAAACCACAAGGAGAATATTGGCTAG GAAATGAAGATATTCACTTGCTCACAACAAGAACTAGCCAAGAGTTACGTGTGGACTTACAAAAGTTTTCAGGTGAAAAGGCATACGCCAAGTATTCCACGTTTACCGTTTTGAGTGAGTCTCAGAAATACAAGTTAACCGTCGGGGGATACAGTGGAACGGCGG GGGACAGTCTTGCATATCAGAACGGGGTGAAGTTTTCTGCCAAAGACCAAGACAATGACGTATGGGGTAAACATTGTAGCATGGAACATCAAGGAGGATGGTGGTTCAAAAATTGCGAACGTGCATGTCTAAACGGACCTTATCTAAAATCGGATAAAATCACTTGGATTAGTATCAATTGGTATGCATTCGGGAATGAAAACCGTGCTTTAAAGAAAGCATCGATGATGATCAGATCCAAGAATTGA
- the LOC105322533 gene encoding microfibril-associated glycoprotein 4 isoform X1, whose amino-acid sequence MVRCRFYSLLFLCIYFVVVMSMKPHPKVKGNVESLLKLTPWNWKHLNSSFKVDTPVTVDVSLTSHYRLTGKHLNKYLIKELQKQRDCASILKAIPNTKGRDGVYTIYPDMKTKKLVYCDMTTDGGGWTVIQRRMDGSVNFYRSWQTYKDGFGKPQKEYWLGNEDIHLLTSKTKQELRVDLQKFSGEKAYAKYSRFTVGSESEKYKLSVGGYSGTAGDSLAYHNGMKFSTRDQDNDTSKEQCSVERQGGWWFKACIDAHLNGPYLKSAKITPISMTWYKFGNEHRALKRASMMIRPKI is encoded by the exons ATGGTTCGGTGTAGATTTTACAGTTTGCtctttttatgcatttattttgttgtcgTTATGTCTATGAAACCTCACCCCAAAGTCAAAG GCAATGTAGAGTCTCTCCTTAAATTGACTCCATGGAACTGGAAACACTTGAACTCGTCCTTCAAAGTGGATACCCCCGTCACTGTGGATGTATCTCTCACCTCTCACTACAGACTGACCGGGAAACACCTCAACAAGTATCTCA TTAAAGAGCTACAAAAGCAAAGAGATTGTGCATCCATTCTAAAAGCAATACCCAACACAAAAGGAAGAGACGGTGTGTACACGATATACCCGGATATGAAGACCAAGAAGTTGGTGTACTGTGACATGACCACGGACGGCGGAGGGTGGACA GTAATTCAAAGACGTATGGAtgggtctgtaaatttttatcGATCTTGGCAGACCTACAAGGACGGATTTGGAAAACCACAAAAAGAATATTGGCTAG GAAATGAAGATATTCACTTGCTCACATCAAAAACTAAGCAAGAGTTACGAGTTGACCTACAAAAGTTTTCGGGTGAAAAGGCTTACGCCAAATATTCCAGGTTTACTGTGGGAAGTGAGTCTGAAAAATACAAGTTATCTGTCGGGGGATACAGCGGAACGGCGG GTGATAGTCTCGCATATCATAACGGTATGAAGTTTTCTACAAGAGACCAAGACAATGACACATCCAAGGAACAATGTAGCGTGGAACGTCAAGGAGGATGGTGGTTTAAGGCATGCATCGATGCTCATCTTAATGGACCTTATCTAAAATCGGCTAAAATCACTCCAATTAGTATGACTTGGTACAAATTCGGAAATGAACACCGTGCTTTAAAGAGAGCATCAATGATGATCAGACcaaaaatttaa
- the LOC105322533 gene encoding microfibril-associated glycoprotein 4 isoform X2, with translation MVRCRFYSLLFLCIYFVVVMSMKPHPKVKGNVESLLKLTPWNWKHLNSSFKVDTPVTVDVSLTSHYRLTGKHLNKYLKLQKQRDCASILKAIPNTKGRDGVYTIYPDMKTKKLVYCDMTTDGGGWTVIQRRMDGSVNFYRSWQTYKDGFGKPQKEYWLGNEDIHLLTSKTKQELRVDLQKFSGEKAYAKYSRFTVGSESEKYKLSVGGYSGTAGDSLAYHNGMKFSTRDQDNDTSKEQCSVERQGGWWFKACIDAHLNGPYLKSAKITPISMTWYKFGNEHRALKRASMMIRPKI, from the exons ATGGTTCGGTGTAGATTTTACAGTTTGCtctttttatgcatttattttgttgtcgTTATGTCTATGAAACCTCACCCCAAAGTCAAAG GCAATGTAGAGTCTCTCCTTAAATTGACTCCATGGAACTGGAAACACTTGAACTCGTCCTTCAAAGTGGATACCCCCGTCACTGTGGATGTATCTCTCACCTCTCACTACAGACTGACCGGGAAACACCTCAACAAGTATCTCA AGCTACAAAAGCAAAGAGATTGTGCATCCATTCTAAAAGCAATACCCAACACAAAAGGAAGAGACGGTGTGTACACGATATACCCGGATATGAAGACCAAGAAGTTGGTGTACTGTGACATGACCACGGACGGCGGAGGGTGGACA GTAATTCAAAGACGTATGGAtgggtctgtaaatttttatcGATCTTGGCAGACCTACAAGGACGGATTTGGAAAACCACAAAAAGAATATTGGCTAG GAAATGAAGATATTCACTTGCTCACATCAAAAACTAAGCAAGAGTTACGAGTTGACCTACAAAAGTTTTCGGGTGAAAAGGCTTACGCCAAATATTCCAGGTTTACTGTGGGAAGTGAGTCTGAAAAATACAAGTTATCTGTCGGGGGATACAGCGGAACGGCGG GTGATAGTCTCGCATATCATAACGGTATGAAGTTTTCTACAAGAGACCAAGACAATGACACATCCAAGGAACAATGTAGCGTGGAACGTCAAGGAGGATGGTGGTTTAAGGCATGCATCGATGCTCATCTTAATGGACCTTATCTAAAATCGGCTAAAATCACTCCAATTAGTATGACTTGGTACAAATTCGGAAATGAACACCGTGCTTTAAAGAGAGCATCAATGATGATCAGACcaaaaatttaa